Proteins encoded within one genomic window of Deinococcus sp. YIM 134068:
- a CDS encoding HAD family hydrolase, with protein sequence MPVKVLFWDIGGVLLTNGWDREQRADVVARFGLDAEDFGERHKLAAPELELGRMSLAEYMEQTVFHAPRSFTPDDFRAAMEAESLPHGESLALEVARGLEGRYRMYSLNNEGRDLNEYRIRTYDLGSFLLGFFTSCYLGVMKPNPAIYRLGLSLAHIRPDEAVMIDDREQNAQAARSVGMHAVRYENAAQLREELAALGVS encoded by the coding sequence ATGCCAGTCAAAGTGCTGTTCTGGGACATCGGCGGGGTGCTGCTCACGAACGGGTGGGACCGCGAGCAGCGGGCGGACGTGGTGGCCCGCTTCGGGCTGGACGCGGAGGACTTCGGCGAGCGGCACAAGCTGGCGGCCCCGGAGCTGGAGCTGGGCCGCATGAGCCTCGCGGAATACATGGAGCAGACGGTGTTCCACGCGCCGCGCTCCTTCACGCCGGACGACTTCCGGGCCGCGATGGAGGCCGAGAGCCTGCCGCACGGCGAGTCGCTGGCGCTGGAGGTCGCGCGGGGCCTGGAGGGGCGCTACCGCATGTACTCGCTGAACAACGAGGGCCGCGACCTCAACGAGTACCGCATCCGCACCTACGACCTGGGCAGCTTCCTGCTGGGCTTTTTCACCTCCTGCTACCTGGGCGTGATGAAGCCCAACCCGGCGATCTACCGCCTGGGCCTGAGCCTCGCCCACATCCGCCCCGACGAGGCCGTGATGATCGACGACCGGGAGCAGAACGCGCAGGCGGCCCGCTCGGTCGGGATGCACGCCGTCCGCTACGAGAACGCCGCGCAACTCCGGGAGGAACTGGCGGCGCTGGGGGTGAGCTAG